A genomic stretch from Leishmania infantum JPCM5 genome chromosome 23 includes:
- a CDS encoding Na/H antiporter-like protein, whose translation MTHMATPLEAASSSRGTGEGACRNTESFERLSLVILFVTMLIFLGGTFFMTHKRRIPLPYTVVLFLYGIAVGVVARWLYPDVAEALGSIPPELLFYIFLPVLIFEGSYAMNIHALRRVFPQVALLATVGVLINTALLAVPVKLFFQTWSWYTALLLGSLLSATDPVAVVALLKELGVDKCMTAMVDGEAVMNDGTAIILFTLLLPAARVGFVDMSPGVIVVRCIWLALLPIALGPLFGFLQSFWLRRTSDGLTKACITVSVTYVSYYVAAELLGTSGVLTLFFQGIFLSYYCPSLFPGREGNIISSAWEFLVHLGNTVLFSLVGVILVADVLPTVKLLDIFVLVALYIAMMLSRLLMLEVLSPVLNMFSYKFDQKRIALMVHAGLRGGVAATLAIAVMQEGLEEGVDILKVTSGIVLLTLLVNASTSATVVERLGFKTKSEYRIVKMEYAMELMRSSQEHALEGLKRDIKYRNASWMQVEKFVQHYIRNPFRNTAVEPEEDEEKMVNRMLMSAFKTALWLQRDKEVITETVVVQMGASLATLIERGELLDVQQMYWYHRHRGASSGEEERAIVARVSPPRGRRHSSNMSTPSSHYSTQQPQQLATTQPWRMRPSTDVTVEGEAVAVPESLEEMQNRPSGVPSATGASQPVGGPSVRASGSDEHGGLALGVTSLPSHYLGGDAADEGEKKAETNRMVNNLMRRLLPAWVVLVERFICSPGYFAAAHRRAQENAFVALLAVVKCLNAISPLKFKFIRSEAQARRVERWMTTQIAAANRAIRFFYTNFPEATNNVASSRAVVSVANALEETVHNLNAEHGFGTRATEELEKMVACMRSHTPSTWENNASQNESNLVLRAVAATPLGKGLRSLEIKAISSMGLVRKFREGDIITLPDNAFLVVVFGSLRAVYGQWTTLTEHEQMESFGDTVGLEALMLPQEFRVDQQRRWRVISTDSTALIISFNSIKPFLTERSLRAVKALWRAAAAEVLMPFLSRIVTVPDNEARTKREHLMELIMAGTPLIGPRDCDLASCETNFHLYFYLRGYDKSGLFNCHTPPCYISIFYVHQLRWVDPDAVLYAVPMRVGDRGYVPWPTTATTAGASGEDEREDESSFEEAEEFEGVGASARRTSPSLWTAVGRSPAAVCPSVSLQPPLPAARSRCRATVDELLPVIGQSASAWGCEVGRSHHNDAHDSMEPNLVHSSMDHSDRGGGAGALFTRNMEPDGVTPPALFGENSVATHAGATNIINSVLLGCAPEDPDELGLNASISAFGDLLDNVASPTPTHTGCDLFLRSPSVSERLGHSSASHFIRDTDISIFYALEGFATQVPFVNQMLVHYASSMEHLCIATLRYLRFPTDPFHARHAQSTGEQTVEFLLNFCVELSMLKRTCRIVSKWHSEDTEVLHPFHVSNDADSAFQARVCGWARRHRLNGKFHLKTMVTEMNQYANRRFPDYVSVLRRMVELEPGLKEVETAEGMNSMCRRILKSSKGVAVEMESLEDAI comes from the coding sequence ATGACACACATGGCCACGCCACTCGAAGCTGCCTCGAGTTCGAGGGGCACGGGGGAGGGCGCATGCCGCAACACCGAGTCGTTCGAGCGCCTGTCCCTCGTCATTCTGTTTGTCACGATGCTCATCTTTCTCGGCGGCACCTTCTTCATGACGCACAAGCGCCGCATTCCACTGCCGTACACGGTGGTGCTGTTCTTGTACGGAATCGCGGTGGGCGTGGTGGCTCGCTGGCTGTACCCTGACGTCGCGGAGGCTCTCGGCTCCATCCCGCCTGAGCTGCTCTTCTACATTTTCCTGCCAGTGCTCATATTTGAAGGCAGCTATGCCATGAACATACAtgctctgcgccgcgtctTTCCAcaggtggcgctgcttgcCACGGTTGGCGTCCTCATCAACACGGCACTTCTGGCGGTACCGGTGAAGTTGTTCTTCCAGACCTGGTCGTGGTACACGGCACTGCTGCTAGGTTCGCTGCTTTCCGCCACCGACCCTGTCGCGGTtgtcgcgctgctgaaggagtTGGGAGTGGACAAGTGCATGACGGCCATGGTGGACGGCGAGGCCGTCATGAACGATGGCACGGCGATCATCCTCTTCACTCTTCTTCTccctgctgcgcgcgtcgGCTTCGTGGACATGTCGCCTGGGGTGATTGTTGTACGGTGCATCTGgctggcgttgctgcccATCGCACTCGGGCCTCTCTTCGGCTTCCTCCAGTCCTTCTGGTTGCGTCGCACCAGTGACGGCCTCACCAAGGCGTGCATCACCGTGTCTGTAACGTACGTGTCGTACTACGTCGCCGCGGAGTTGCTGGGCACGAGTGGCGTTCTGACGCTCTTCTTCCAGGGCATCTTTCTGAGCTACTactgcccctccctcttccctggACGCGAGGGCAACATCATCTCCTCCGCGTGGGAGTTCCTGGTCCACCTCGGCAACACggtgctcttctccctcgtCGGCGTCATCCTGGTGGCGGATGTGCTGCCCACTGTGAAGCTCTTGGACATCTTTGTTCTCGTCGCGCTGTACATCGCCATGATGCTGTCGCGCCTTCTGATGCTGGAGGTGCTCTCGCCGGTGCTGAACATGTTCTCCTACAAGTTTGATCAGAAGCGGATCGCGCTCATGGTGCACGCcgggctgcgcggcggcgtcgctgccacgCTGGCGATCGCTGTGATGCAGGAGGGCCTCGAGGAGGGCGTCGACATCTTGAAGGTCACGTCCGGGATCGTGCTGTTGACGTTGCTCGTAAACGCGTCCACGTCGGCCACCGTCGTGGAGCGGCTCGGCTTCAAGACGAAGTCAGAGTACCGCATCGTAAAAATGGAATACGCGATGGAGCTCATGCGCAGCTCTCAGGAGCACGCGCTGGAGGGCTTGAAGCGCGACATCAAGTACCGCAATGCAAGCTGGATGCAGGTGGAGAAGTTCGTGCAGCACTACATCCGCAACCCGTTCCGCAACACGGCTGTGGAGCcagaggaggacgaggagaagaTGGTGAACCGAATGCTGATGTCGGCCTTCAAGacagcgctgtggctgcaGCGGGACAAGGAGGTGATCACAGAGACGGTCGTCGTGCAAATGGGCGCGTCCCTTGCCACACTCATCGAGAGAGGTGAGCTGCTGGATGTGCAGCAGATGTACTGGTATCACCGTCACCGTGGCGCTAGCagtggcgaggaggagcgggcaATCGTGGCCCGGGtatcgccgccgcgggggcGGCGCCATTCGTCCAACATGTCGACCCCAAGCAGCCACTACTCGACacagcaaccgcagcagcttgCCACAACGCAGCCGTGGCGCATGCGGCCCTCCACCGACGTCACCGTTGAGGGGGAAGCTGTGGCCGTGCCCGAGAGTTTAGAGGAAATGCAGAACCGCCCCTCGGGTGTCCCAAGCGCGACAGGGGCGAGCCAACCCGTGGGCGGGCCTAGCGTCAGGGCTAGTGGTAGCGACGAACACGGCGGCTTAGCGCTCGGTGTGACGAGCCTGCCATCGCACTacctcggcggcgacgcggctgaTGAGGGcgagaagaaggcggagacAAACCGGATGGTCAACAACCTCatgcgccgcctgctgcccGCCTGGGTGGTGCTCGTCGAGCGCTTCATCTGCAGCCCGGGCTacttcgcggcggcgcaccgtcGTGCGCAGGAGAACGCGTTCGTCGCGCTGCTCGCTGTCGTCAAGTGTCTGAATGCCATCTCACCGCTCAAGTTTAAGTTCATCAGgtcggaggcgcaggcgcggcgggTGGAGCGGTGGATGACGACGCAGATTGCGGCGGCCAATCGCGCCATCCGGTTCTTCTACACCAACTTCCCGGAGGCTACGAACAACGTCGCAagcagccgcgccgtcgtctcgGTCGCCAacgcgctggaggagacggtgcACAATCTAAACGCCGAGCACGGCTTCGGGACGCGGGCgacggaggagctggagaaaATGGTGGCGTGCATGCGGTCTCACACGCCGTCGACGTGGGAGAACAATGCGTCGCAGAACGAGAGCAACCTCGTGCTTCGCGCCGTTGCGGCGACGCCCCTCGGCAAGGGGCTACGCAGTTTGGAGATCAAGGCAATCAGCTCCATGGGCCTCGTCCGCAAGTTCCGCGAGGGCGACATCATCACGCTGCCCGACAACGCATTCCTAGTCGTTGTCTTTGGGAGTCTGCGTGCCGTCTACGGACAATGGACTACGCTCACCGAGCATGAGCAGATGGAAAGCTTCGGTGATACCGTCGGCCTCGAGGCCCTCATGTTGCCGCAGGAGTTTCGAGTggaccagcagcggcgctggcgcgtcATCTCGACCGACTCTACAGCGCTGATCATTTCGTTTAACAGCATCAAGCCGTTCCTGACAGAACGTTCCTTGCGCGCGGTCAAGGCGCTGTggcgcgcggccgccgcggaggtgcTGATGCCCTTCTTATCGCGTATCGTGACAGTCCCGGACAACGAGGCGCGCACCAAACGGGAGCACTTGATGGAGCTCATCATGGCTGGCACTCCCCTTATCGGCCCTCGCGACTGCGATCTGGCGAGCTGTGAAACCAACTTCCACCTGTACTTCTACCTCCGCGGGTATGACAAGTCGGGGCTGTTCAATTGCCACACACCCCCGTGCTACATCTCCATCTTCTACGTACATCAGCTGCGCTGGGTCGACCCTGACGCGGTGCTCTACGCGGTCCCGATGCGGGTCGGGGATCGTGGCTACGTGCCGTGGCCCACGACCGCCACGACGGCTGGCGCGTCTGGTGAGGATGAGCGGGAAGACGAAAGTAGCTtcgaggaggcagaggagttCGAGGGCGTGGGGGCCTCCGCCCGGCGCACTTCACCATCCCTGTGGACTGCCGTGGGCCGGTCACCGGCTGCCGTCTGTCCGTCGGTGTCTCTGCAGCCGCCCCTGCCTGCGGCGAGgtcgcggtgccgcgcgaCAGTCGACGAGCTGTTGCCCGTTATTGGGCAGAGCGCGAGTGCGTGGGGCTGCGAGGTGGGGCGAAGTCATCACAACGATGCACACGACTCTATGGAACCGAACTTGGTGCACTCCTCGATGGACCAcagcgaccgcggcggcggtgcaggggCGCTCTTCACGAGGAACATGGAGCCCGATGGCGTGACGCCGCCAGCACTCTTCGGCGAGAACAGCGTCGCCACACACGCTGGTGCGACGAACATCATCAACAgcgtgctgctcggctgcGCACCTGAGGACCCCGATGAGCTGGGCCTGAACGCATCGATCAGCGCCTTTGGCGACTTGCTTGACAACGTCGCCTCCCCGACGCCGACTCACACCGGCTGCGACTTGTTTCTACGGTCGCCGTCGGTGTCGGAGCGTCTGGGCCACAGTTCTGCCTCGCACTTCATCCGCGACACGGACATCAGCATCTTCTATGCGCTCGAGGGCTTTGCGACGCAGGTTCCCTTTGTGAACCAGATGCTCGTCCACTACGCTTCCTCCATGGAGCACCTCTGCATTGCCACGCTGCGCTACCTGCGGTTCCCGACCGACCCTTTTCACGCGCGCCATGCTCAGTCCACAGGTGAGCAGACGGTGGAGTTCTTGCTGAACTTCTGCGTGGAGCTGTCGATGCTGAAGCGGACGTGCCGCATCGTGAGCAAGTGGCACAGCGAGGACACCGAAGTCCTGCACCCGTTTCACGTGAGCAACGACGCGGACTCGGCGTTTCAGGCGCGCGTTTGCGGGTGGGCTCGTCGTCACCGCCTGAACGGCAAGTTTCACTTGAAGACAATGGTGACGGAGATGAACCAATACGCGAACCGGCGCTTCCCCGACTACGTGTCGGTGCTGCGACGGATGGTGGAGCTGGAGCCGGGGCTGAAAGAGGTGGAGACGGCCGAGGGCATGAACTCGATGTGCCGCCGCATTTTAAAGAGCAGCAAAGGTGTTGCTGTAGAGATGGAGAGCCTCGAGGATGCCATTTag